The Streptomyces sp. NBC_01275 genome has a segment encoding these proteins:
- a CDS encoding DUF1036 domain-containing protein, which produces MAMRFRNNYQATIWAMVEWSFPNCPDGGDWLKKGWWQIAPGQEVIVYGGDADAVNRFWYAYAHTDDGVEWGGTFPELVPPQRFEWCEKTSSTQCRTINMHQFEVTTSDHVHSFNGG; this is translated from the coding sequence ATGGCCATGCGATTCAGGAACAACTACCAGGCGACCATCTGGGCGATGGTCGAGTGGTCCTTCCCCAACTGTCCCGACGGCGGCGACTGGCTGAAGAAGGGCTGGTGGCAGATCGCCCCAGGCCAGGAAGTCATCGTGTACGGCGGCGACGCCGACGCCGTGAACCGCTTCTGGTACGCCTACGCCCACACCGACGACGGCGTCGAATGGGGAGGCACCTTCCCCGAACTCGTTCCGCCGCAGCGGTTCGAGTGGTGCGAGAAGACCTCCAGCACCCAGTGCCGCACCATCAACATGCACCAGTTCGAGGTCACGACCTCCGACCATGTGCACAGCTTCAACGGAGGCTGA